The proteins below come from a single Tribolium castaneum strain GA2 chromosome 9, icTriCast1.1, whole genome shotgun sequence genomic window:
- the LOC664277 gene encoding lipase 3, which translates to MHRFLLLVLFLPIFRCENVTNSVKCSFENLSACPYNPDADLDTPQIARRHGYPAESHYVTTEDGYILTIHRIPGPKSGQRGGQPVFLQHGLLSSSADWITAGNNSLGFILADAGYDVWMGNARGNTYSKAHVTLPIESPQYWNFSWHEMGVYDLPAALYYVSNTTNKPGEIIYVGHSMGTTMFFVLASTKPQAAKNVKLMVALAPVAYMTHVKSPIRYLSPFAYDFEWLARYLGLNQFLPNSKIMKFLGYDCELLKIDKEICEDVIFTLCGFDKEEFNEELLPVVLSHDPAGSSTKTVLHYAQEIKYDGKFQQYDYGPNGNQIKYGTLTPPQYKLLNIKVKTYLMYALNDFLASYIDVIRLSQNLTNNVGMYQVPLQSFNHVDFLFGKHAAKLVYEPLMKVLQNYTEGVY; encoded by the exons ATGCATCGATTTTTACTCCTCGTCctatttttaccaatttttcgTTGTGAAAACGTTACAAACAGTGTCAAATGTTCGTTTGAAAACCTCTCGGCTTGTCCTTACAATCCGGACGCCGATTTAGATACA CCCCAAATCGCCCGAAGACATGGCTATCCGGCCGAATCTCACTACGTCACAACGGAAGACGGCTACATCCTCACAATTCATCGCATCCCAGGGCCTAAGAGCGGCCAACGTGGGGGCCAACCTGTCTTTCTCCAACACGGGCTGCTTTCGAGTAGCGCCGATTGGATAACGGCAGGGAATAACTCCCTAG GTTTTATATTGGCCGATGCCGGGTATGACGTCTGGATGGGTAACGCTCGAGGTAACACTTACTCCAAAGCTCATGTTACTCTACCGATCGAAAGCCCCCAATATTGGAACTTTAGCTGGCACGAGATGGGAGTTTATGATCTCCCAGCTGCACTCTACTACGTCAGTAACACAACAAACAAACCGGGCGAAATAATCTACGTGGGGCACTCGATGGGGACCACAATGTTTTTCGTTTTGGCTTCAACTAAACCACAAGCCGCCAAAAACGTAAAACTGATGGTAGCCCTAGCACCGGTGGCTTATATGACGCATGTGAAGTCCCCAATTCGGTATTTGTCGCCCTTTGCTTACGATTTCGAATGGCTGGCGCGATATTTGGGTCTGAATCAATTTCTGCCCAACAGTAAAATAATGAAGTTTTTGGGGTACGATTGCGAGTTGTTGAAAATCGATAAGGAAATTTGCGAAGACGTTATTTTCACTTTGTGTGGTTTTGATAAAGAGGAGTTCAATGAGGAGCTCTTGCCGGTTGTTTTGAGTCATGATCCTGCAGGATCTTCCACCAAAACAGTCCTACATTACGCGCAGGAAATCAAATATGACGGAAAGTTCCAACAGTATGACTATGGGCCCAATGGTAATCAAATTAAATATGGGACTCTAACACCACCCCAGTATAAATTACTCAATATTAAAGTTAAGACGTATCTAATGTACGCACTTAATGATTTTCTAGCGAGTTATATT GACGTAATTAGGTTGTCTCAGAATTTAACAAACAACGTTGGGATGTATCAAGTACCATTACAAAGTTTTAATCACGTTGACTTTTTATTTGGCAAACACGCCGCCAAACTAGTCTATGAACCGCTCATGAAGGTGCTGCAGAATTACACCGAGGGCGTCTATTAA
- the LOC664287 gene encoding guanine nucleotide exchange factor for Rab-3A, translating to MKETAAESSPSKLSKGLLMVPKNAAILQHRRAGSTGTTGDESYTTDEEDNVEIDEPDLRNPRKLFNHDSSDFGSFSDIATITDKVMHRNSSDSSVYSDLGLDKLEKGEDQTDWARQVVGAKEQTFARLQDELRDAHQELKLKDEEVARLSRIRQDVEAELEDLTASLFQEAHNMVREANEKQATAEKALKESQMKVDVLTAEVAALKTLVLTSTPSRPNPHLHPQIDGRIKDESKKHRRSPSHFNLKYGRENSPPESPVKEVYHIPCEVENKEGLEVDPNVHREFLAWRQKPCLDKGDPFVQRIYREDIDLCLTFSNEDLSTKVREAVESGTILIEAVGDKTKAMFPKKCALLEVPRLCFYRMNIGETDTWYSISQICRNRLIAVCDFLNYLKYIERGLVKSSAHDVYWEIVRLRKEMVLARLGLNLNS from the exons ATGAAAGAAACGGCGGCGGAATCGTCGCCGAGCAAACTCAGCAAGGGTCTGCTGATGGTGCCCAAGAACGCCGCAATTTTGCAGCACCGACGCGCGGGCTCGACGGGCACGACCGGGGACGAATCCTATACAACCGATGAAGAAGACAACGTCGAGATTGACGAACCCGATCTTCGAAACCCTAGGAAACTCTTCAACCATGACAGCAGCGACTTCGGATCGTTTTCGGACATCGCGACCATCACCGACAAGGTGATGCACCGGAACAGTTCCGACAGTTCGGTCTACAGCGATTTGGGGTTGGACAAGttggaaaaaggagaggaCCAAACGGATTGGGCTAGACAAGTGGTCGGCGCGAAAGAGCAGACTTTTGCGCGGCTGCAAGACGAACTGCGAGATGCCCATCAAGAGTTGAAGCTGAAAGACGAAGAAGTGGCCAGATTGTCGCGCATTAGACAGGATGTGGAGGCCGAACTCGAGGACTTGACTGCGAGCCTCTTTCAG GAAGCGCACAACATGGTCAGGGAGGCGAATGAGAAACAAGCGACTGCTGAAAAGGCTCTGAAGGAAAGCCAAATGAAGGTGGACGTCCTAACGGCTGAAGTTGCCGCCTTGAAGACGTTGGTTTTGACGTCGACTCCGAGCAGGCCAAACCCTCACCTGCATCCACAGATCGACGGAAGAATAAAGGATGAAAGTAAGAAGCATCGCAGGTCTCCAAGTCACTTTAATCTGAAATATGGACGGGAAAATTCGCCGCCGGAGTCACCGGTAAAGGAGGTGTATCACATCCCATGCGAAGTAGAAAATAAGGAGGGTTTGGAGGTGGATCCGAACGTGCATCGGGAATTTCTGGCATGGAGACAAAAACCGTGTTTGGACAAAGGCGATCCGTTCGTGCAGAGAATTTATCGGGAAGATATCGATCTGTGTTTGACGTTTAGTAATGAAGACTTGTCGACAAAAGTACGAGAAGCGGTTGAATCGGGAACTATACTCATCGAGGCTGTGGGGGACAAAACTAAGGCCATGTTTCCTAA AAAATGTGCTTTACTTGAAGTACCAAGGCTGTGTTTCTATCGAATGAACATTGGAGAGACGGATACCTGGTACAGCATATCACAGATATGTAGAAATAGG TTAATTGccgtttgtgattttttaaactatctCAAATACATCGAACGCGGTCTCGTGAAAAGTTCTG CACATGACGTCTATTGGGAGATCGTTCGATTAAGGAAGGAAATGGTGTTAGCAAGATTGGGACTAAATCTCAATTCTTGA